From the Quercus lobata isolate SW786 chromosome 6, ValleyOak3.0 Primary Assembly, whole genome shotgun sequence genome, one window contains:
- the LOC115950450 gene encoding uncharacterized protein LOC115950450 yields MDVDAPLGFDALGDPNPPLPSSSSAKPNPPELAAPIGLGASLPPLSPKQGGKDPSIVWQHFIKIAGFDTNNPRSQYKYCKNQYKCHVPSISSKETVEYVHKAWSHDPLTTLKLISNLRSIRGTGKSNKERFYTTALWLHKHHPKTLALNAKTFTEFGYFKDLLKILYHILEGELVRETAKREWNTRKGSKGKGVMRAMHFHERKHTATDKKNNNKDKIAKLPKELRVQKHIAKHNHEREQVRSLRNQQVLDKAKKAFKRYNRDPVYRFLHDKVSDVFTKMLKAEMQALNARKLKEISLAAKWCPTIDSAYDKSLLICESIARRVFP; encoded by the exons atggatGTCGATGCTCCACTTGGATTTGATGCACTTGGGGACCCTAACCCACCTCTTCCTAGTTCTAGTAGTGCTAAACCTAACCCACCTGAACTTGCAGCACCAATTGGACTTGGTGCATCACTTCCCCCACTATCACCTAAACAAGGTGGTAAGGACCCATCTATAGTATGGCAGCACTTCATTAAGATAGCGGGTTTTGATACCAATAATCCTAGGTCTCAGTAcaagtattgtaaaaatcaatataaatgtCATG TCCCGTCCATATCGTCTAAAGAAACTGTCGAATATGTCCACAAAGCCTGGTCCCACGACCCCCTCACCACACTCAAACTCATCTCTAACCTCCGTAGCATACGTGGTACCGGAAAATCCAATAAGGAACGGTTCTATACGACGGCGCTTTGGCTCCACAAACACCACCCCAAAACCCTAGCCCTCAATGCCAAAACTTTCACTGAGTTTGGTTACTTCAAAGACCTCCTCAAAATTCTATACCACATTTTAGAGGGCGAGTTGGTACGCGAAACCGCAAAGAGGGAATGGAACACAAGAAAAGGATCCAAAGGCAAGGGCGTAATGCGAGCAATGCATTTTCACGAGAGAAAACACACCGCAACCGATaagaagaataataataaggataAGATTGCGAAGTTGCCCAAGGAGTTGAGGGTTCAGAAACATATCGCTAAACACAATCATGAAAGAGAGCAAGTGAGGTCATTAAGGAATCAACAAGTATTGGATAAGGCGAAGAAAGCCTTCAAAAGGTACAACCGAGACCCAGTTTATCGATTCTTACACGACAAAGTTTCAGACGTTTTTACTAAGATGTTGAAGGCGGAAATGCAAGCTTTGAATGCCAGAAAGCTTAAAGAAATCAGTCTCGCAGCCAAATGGTGCCCTACGATAGACTCAGCATACGACAAGTCGTTGTTGATATGCGAGAGCATTGCACGCCGGGTTTTTCCCTAA
- the LOC115950451 gene encoding uncharacterized protein LOC115950451, with protein KEAHYAYRIRYRLRKQVLVPLHKVLEIPEVYMSANMWETLPYNRVPSMAMKNYKSHFLRHNNNRFHKYLNDVKRGDSTIAAGTLLPHEIIESLKDSDGGEVAKLQWKRMVDDLSKKGKLSNCIAVCDVSGSMSGKPMEVCVALGLMISKLSEDPWKGQVITFDDNPKIQRLQGESLYEKTSFIREMEWGGSTNFQRVFDEILQVAVKANLSEDQLIQKVFVFSDMEFNEASGHYYGYDSESESESESGEERQEEREARLRRSRWETDYEVIHRKFREKGYNKVPKIVFWNLRDSEATPIPSDQGGVALVSGFSKKLVKLFLENDGIINPMTVMHQAITRKMYEKLVVYD; from the coding sequence AAAGAAGCTCATTATGCTTATAGGATTCGATACCGGTTGAGGAAGCAAGTTCTGGTACCACTACATAAGGTTCTAGAAATCCCAGAGGTGTACATGAGTGCTAATATGTGGGAAACCCTACCTTACAACCGTGTACCCTCAATGGCCATGAAGAACTACAAGTCTCACTTTCTCAGGCACAACAACAATCGGTTCCACAAGTACCTCAATGACGTGAAGCGTGGGGATTCGACAATCGCGGCAGGCACGTTGCTCCCACACGAGATTATCGAGTCATTAAAGGATAGCGATGGAGGAGAGGTGGCTAAGCTTCAGTGGAAGAGAATGGTGGACGACTTGTCGAAGAAGGGCAAGCTAAGTAATTGCATTGCGGTTTGCGACGTGTCAGGGAGTATGTCTGGTAAGCCTATGGAAGTCTGTGTGGCTCTAGGGTTGATGATCTCGAAGCTTAGTGAGGACCCGTGGAAAGGCCAAGTCATAACGTTTGATGATAACCCTAAAATTCAAAGGCTTCAAGGAGAAAGTCTCTATGAGAAGACTAGTTTTATAAGAGAAATGGAATGGGGTGGGAGTACAAACTTTCAGAGAGTGTTTGATGAGATTCTCCAAGTGGCGGTTAAAGCAAACTTGAGCGAGGACCAACTTATACAGAAAGTGTTTGTTTTCAGTGATATGGAGTTTAATGAAGCATCTGGGCATTATTATGGTTATGATTCTGAGTCGGAGTCGGAGTCGGAGAGCGGAGAGGAAAGgcaggaagagagagaggctaGGCTGAGAAGGTCGAGGTGGGAAACGGACTATGAGGTTATACATAGAAAGTTCAGGGAGAAAGGGTACAATAAGGTGCCTAAGATTGTGTTTTGGAACCTTAGGGACTCCGAGGCCACGCCCATTCCTTCCGATCAGGGTGGGGTGGCCCTTGTGAGTGGGTTCTCTAAAAAATTGGTGAAGTTGTTCTTGGAAAATGATGGAATTATCAACCCTATGACTGTTATGCACCAAGCCATCACTAGAAAGATGTACGAGAAGCTCGTTGTCTATGATTGA